The Microbacterium horticulturae genome has a window encoding:
- a CDS encoding Na+/H+ antiporter subunit E, translating into MNTLRIAWRQLPFFIWLIALWMLLWGQFTVLSALTGLIVALFVTRVFRLPPVELSGRVNLWWGLVYIVTFIGNVVLGSLLVAWQTVDWRHQPETAIIAVPLRTDDDLIMTHVGVTASLIPGSLVVHTDRDRRIIYLHFVGVHSLADVEKQRRGVQRWEARIVRAVGSRAQVEMLKSPAPGVGGHGSGGQDR; encoded by the coding sequence GTGAACACCCTTCGGATCGCCTGGCGACAACTGCCGTTCTTCATCTGGCTGATCGCGTTGTGGATGCTGCTGTGGGGCCAATTCACGGTGCTCTCGGCGCTCACGGGACTGATCGTCGCGCTGTTCGTCACGCGCGTGTTCCGGCTGCCGCCCGTCGAGCTGTCGGGTCGCGTGAACCTCTGGTGGGGGCTCGTGTACATCGTGACGTTCATCGGCAACGTCGTGCTGGGCTCGCTCCTGGTCGCGTGGCAGACGGTCGACTGGCGGCATCAGCCCGAGACCGCGATCATCGCCGTGCCGCTGCGGACCGACGACGATCTGATCATGACGCACGTCGGGGTCACGGCATCCCTCATCCCCGGATCGCTGGTGGTACACACCGACCGCGATCGGCGCATCATCTACCTGCACTTCGTCGGCGTGCATTCGCTGGCCGATGTCGAGAAGCAGCGGCGCGGGGTGCAGCGCTGGGAGGCGCGCATCGTGCGCGCGGTCGGTTCGCGCGCGCAGGTCGAGATGCTGAAGAGCCCGGCGCCGGGCGTGGGCGGACACGGGTCGGGAGGGCAGGACCGATGA
- a CDS encoding Na+/H+ antiporter subunit D encodes MSSLIPLLVMLPLLGAAVALVAGRRRRVQIAASVTTLTAVVVIAAVLLGTVDASGTPVAVSVGGWPIPFGIVLYVDRLSALLVGVSAVVLLAVLLFSVGQGYADGDDDTPVTIFHPTYLILSAGIFTTFIAGDLFNMYVGFEILLVASYVLITLGGTESRIRTGVVYIVVSLVSSILFLAAIAIIYAAVGTVNMAQIAERMGQLPASTQLVLHLMLLIAFAIKAAVFPLSFWLPDSYPTAPAPVTAVFAGLLTKVGVYAMIRTETQLFPSSDVNTLLLIVGLATMVIGILGALAQAELKRILSFTLVSHIGYMVFGLAIATPAGLGAVAYYIVHHIVVQTTLFLAIGLIERRAGSTSILKVKGLMRAAPLLAVLFFIPAINLGGLPPFSGFIGKYALFAAAAQVGTPLMMTLIVGGIVTSLLTLYALMRAWNLSFWREDDEPDEAELETLDRVAYLKGAPAAGVQTERRAIPKIMTAATAGMVAVTLALTVFAGPLYDLCARIGDGIAHPVHLSQLEEEAGQ; translated from the coding sequence ATGAGCTCGCTGATCCCGCTCCTGGTGATGCTGCCCCTGCTCGGCGCAGCCGTGGCGCTCGTGGCCGGCCGCCGCCGGCGCGTGCAGATAGCGGCATCCGTCACCACCCTCACGGCGGTCGTCGTGATCGCCGCGGTTCTGCTGGGGACGGTGGATGCCTCGGGCACACCCGTCGCCGTCTCGGTGGGCGGCTGGCCCATACCGTTCGGCATCGTGCTGTACGTCGACCGGCTCTCGGCGCTGCTCGTGGGCGTGTCGGCGGTGGTGCTGCTGGCGGTGCTGCTGTTCTCGGTCGGGCAGGGCTATGCCGACGGCGACGACGACACCCCGGTGACGATCTTCCATCCGACGTACCTGATCCTGTCGGCGGGCATCTTCACGACGTTCATCGCCGGCGACCTTTTCAACATGTACGTCGGGTTCGAGATCCTGCTGGTGGCCTCGTACGTGCTGATCACGCTGGGCGGCACCGAGTCGCGCATCCGCACCGGCGTCGTCTACATCGTCGTCTCGCTGGTGTCATCGATCCTCTTCCTGGCCGCGATCGCGATCATCTATGCGGCGGTGGGCACCGTGAACATGGCGCAGATCGCCGAGCGGATGGGCCAGCTGCCGGCATCCACTCAGCTCGTCCTGCACCTCATGCTGCTGATCGCCTTCGCGATCAAGGCCGCCGTGTTCCCGCTGTCTTTCTGGCTGCCCGACTCGTACCCGACGGCGCCGGCGCCGGTCACCGCCGTGTTCGCGGGCCTTCTGACCAAGGTCGGCGTGTACGCGATGATCCGCACCGAGACGCAGCTGTTCCCTTCGAGCGATGTGAACACCCTGTTGCTGATCGTGGGGCTGGCGACCATGGTCATCGGCATCCTCGGCGCGCTGGCGCAGGCCGAGCTCAAACGCATCCTGTCGTTCACGCTGGTCAGTCACATCGGCTACATGGTGTTCGGCCTAGCCATCGCCACGCCCGCCGGGCTCGGCGCCGTCGCGTACTACATCGTGCACCACATCGTCGTGCAGACGACCCTGTTCCTCGCGATCGGTCTCATCGAACGCCGCGCCGGATCGACGTCGATCCTGAAGGTCAAAGGCCTGATGCGGGCGGCGCCGCTTTTGGCCGTGCTGTTCTTCATCCCCGCGATCAACCTGGGCGGGCTGCCGCCGTTCTCGGGCTTCATCGGCAAGTACGCGCTGTTCGCCGCAGCGGCGCAGGTGGGCACGCCGCTCATGATGACGCTCATCGTCGGCGGCATCGTCACCTCGCTGCTGACGCTGTACGCCCTCATGCGCGCCTGGAACCTCTCGTTCTGGCGTGAGGACGACGAGCCCGACGAGGCCGAGCTCGAGACGCTCGACCGCGTCGCCTATCTGAAGGGGGCTCCCGCCGCCGGCGTTCAGACCGAGCGGCGCGCGATCCCCAAGATCATGACCGCCGCCACCGCCGGTATGGTCGCCGTGACCCTCGCGCTGACGGTGTTCGCGGGCCCGCTGTACGACCTGTGCGCGCGCATCGGGGACGGCATCGCGCACCCGGTGCACCTCTCCCAGCTCGAGGAGGAGGCCGGACAGTGA
- a CDS encoding ABC transporter ATP-binding protein, protein MTDTTTMQDAAAAAYGGAAVALRSVTIQFERPGSEPLQIVDGYDLTLERGQMHCLAGRSGSGKTSILRVAAGLVPPAAGTVRWEGLEITGLADDVVTARRRTHIGYLDQRGSLVPGLTALENVLLPAVPDRRTRELSRRARDLLHRLGVGARATHYPERLSGGERQRVAFARALLLEPAIIMADEPTASLDRETADQLIGLLGELVADGIAVLVASHDPHLIEAAGSRTQLS, encoded by the coding sequence GTGACCGATACGACGACGATGCAGGATGCCGCGGCCGCCGCCTACGGTGGTGCCGCCGTCGCACTGCGCAGCGTGACGATCCAGTTCGAGCGCCCCGGTTCTGAGCCGCTGCAGATCGTCGACGGCTACGACCTCACGCTTGAGCGCGGGCAGATGCACTGTCTGGCGGGACGCAGCGGATCGGGCAAGACGAGCATCCTGCGGGTGGCGGCGGGGCTCGTGCCGCCCGCGGCCGGCACGGTGCGCTGGGAGGGCCTGGAGATCACCGGGCTCGCCGACGACGTGGTCACGGCACGTCGTCGCACGCACATCGGCTACCTCGACCAACGCGGCAGCCTGGTGCCCGGGTTGACCGCGCTCGAGAACGTGCTGCTGCCGGCCGTGCCCGATCGGCGCACACGTGAGCTCTCGCGCCGCGCACGTGATCTTCTGCATCGGCTGGGTGTCGGCGCTCGAGCCACGCACTACCCCGAGCGTCTCTCGGGCGGGGAGCGTCAGCGGGTCGCGTTCGCACGGGCGTTGCTGCTGGAACCCGCGATCATCATGGCCGACGAGCCGACCGCCAGCCTCGACCGCGAGACGGCCGATCAGCTCATCGGGCTGCTGGGCGAGCTCGTCGCCGACGGGATCGCGGTGCTCGTGGCATCCCACGATCCGCACCTCATCGAGGCGGCGGGCTCGCGCACCCAGCTGAGTTGA
- a CDS encoding penicillin acylase family protein, whose translation MSETPHPAKPKMSVGRKIGVTLFSVLAGIVVIAVVAAGFVVFTIQRSFPTVDGQITAAGLNDQVTVLRDDRGIPTIEADTTHDLFFAQGYVHAQDRFWEMDFRRHVTSGRLSELFGESQLATDKFLRTLGWRKVAEQEVELLSDDAKAYYQAYADGVNAYLKDHKGAAVSLEYGILKLQNPDYTIEKWTIADSLAWLKAMAWDLRANLGDETDRALLAGEGYTQDQIDDLYPSYPFDENPVIVPEISTDVPAAKASTIGDEKGTDTGGGDSAGEGTSTKPSSSIHWKRVDSVIEAASALIGPVGEGIGSNSWVVSGELTATGMPLLSNDPHLGAAMPSIWHQITLRCTKLSDACPFDVSGFGFSGVPGVVIGHNGKIAWGFTNLTTDVTDLYLERIKGDEYWRDGKLEPLKISHETIKVAGAKDVDLEIRSTNNGPIISSVNDDDASIAETPATGSADKVTEPKNMPEGETAVALKWTALTPGTTAEAIFTLDTARDFAGFRAAAAQFDVPAQNLIYADVEGNIGYQAPGKLPIRGKGDGSMPQPGWDSDYDWTGFIPFKDLPVSYNPDDGYIVTANNAIIGDDYKYFLTNDWDYGWRAARITDLISRKSADHKLTVQDMRDIQADTDFWIGKKLITAYSDITVDDKDVQAALDLFDLWDGQNAADSAAAAYANVVWDELTQDLFTRRDSPAPTGSQSRVFLVVDKLLENPDSDWWSNSKIGVSGQRAMLVKAANQAYDRLSKLQGSNPANWTWGGLHTLELTSGTFGSSGIAPIEWLFNRGPFSVGGGSSVVDATGWSIGGGFDVNTVPSMRLVVDLSNFDASTWTNLTGESGHAFHPNYNDQVDAWQHVEALPWAFSPKAVKAAAKHTLVLTP comes from the coding sequence GTGTCTGAAACTCCGCACCCCGCAAAGCCCAAGATGTCCGTCGGTCGCAAGATCGGCGTCACCCTGTTCAGCGTGCTCGCCGGGATCGTGGTGATCGCCGTGGTCGCCGCTGGTTTCGTCGTGTTCACGATCCAGCGCTCGTTCCCCACCGTCGACGGTCAGATCACCGCCGCGGGGCTGAATGACCAGGTGACGGTGCTGCGTGATGATCGCGGCATCCCGACCATCGAAGCCGACACCACCCACGACCTGTTCTTCGCACAGGGGTACGTGCACGCGCAGGACCGCTTCTGGGAGATGGACTTCCGTCGCCATGTGACCAGCGGACGGCTGTCTGAACTTTTCGGCGAGTCGCAGCTGGCGACTGATAAGTTCTTGCGCACGCTCGGCTGGCGCAAAGTCGCCGAGCAAGAGGTCGAGCTGCTCTCCGACGACGCCAAGGCCTACTACCAGGCCTACGCCGACGGGGTGAACGCCTACCTCAAGGACCACAAGGGCGCCGCAGTCTCGCTGGAGTACGGCATCCTCAAACTCCAGAACCCCGATTACACGATCGAGAAGTGGACCATCGCCGACTCGCTGGCGTGGCTGAAGGCCATGGCCTGGGATCTGCGCGCGAATCTCGGTGACGAGACCGACCGCGCCCTGCTTGCCGGCGAGGGCTATACGCAGGACCAGATCGACGATCTCTATCCGTCGTACCCGTTCGACGAGAACCCCGTGATCGTGCCTGAGATCTCGACCGACGTGCCCGCCGCGAAGGCGTCGACGATCGGCGACGAGAAGGGCACGGACACCGGTGGCGGCGACAGCGCCGGCGAAGGCACCAGCACCAAGCCGTCGTCGTCCATCCACTGGAAGCGGGTCGACAGCGTCATCGAGGCCGCCAGCGCCCTCATCGGGCCGGTGGGCGAGGGCATCGGCTCGAACTCGTGGGTCGTCTCCGGCGAACTCACCGCGACCGGTATGCCGCTGCTGTCGAACGACCCGCACCTGGGCGCGGCGATGCCCAGCATCTGGCACCAGATCACGCTGCGCTGCACCAAGCTGTCGGACGCGTGCCCGTTCGATGTGTCGGGCTTCGGGTTCTCGGGAGTTCCGGGCGTGGTCATCGGCCACAACGGGAAGATCGCATGGGGCTTCACGAACCTCACCACCGACGTGACCGACCTGTATCTCGAGCGCATCAAGGGCGATGAGTACTGGCGCGATGGCAAGCTCGAGCCGCTGAAGATCTCACACGAGACCATCAAGGTCGCGGGCGCCAAGGATGTCGACCTCGAGATCCGGTCGACGAACAACGGTCCGATCATCTCGAGCGTCAACGACGACGACGCGTCCATCGCCGAGACACCCGCCACCGGCAGCGCCGACAAGGTGACCGAGCCGAAGAACATGCCCGAGGGCGAGACCGCAGTCGCACTGAAGTGGACGGCCCTGACCCCGGGCACCACCGCCGAGGCCATCTTCACGCTCGACACTGCCCGCGACTTCGCCGGGTTCCGCGCCGCAGCCGCGCAGTTCGACGTGCCCGCGCAGAACCTCATCTACGCCGACGTCGAGGGCAACATCGGCTATCAGGCGCCGGGCAAGCTGCCTATCCGTGGCAAGGGCGACGGATCGATGCCGCAGCCGGGCTGGGACTCCGACTACGACTGGACGGGCTTCATCCCCTTCAAGGATCTGCCGGTCTCATACAACCCCGACGACGGCTACATCGTCACCGCGAACAACGCGATCATCGGCGACGACTACAAGTACTTCCTCACCAACGACTGGGACTACGGCTGGCGCGCGGCACGCATCACCGACTTGATCTCCCGCAAGTCGGCCGACCACAAACTGACCGTGCAAGACATGCGCGACATCCAGGCCGACACCGATTTCTGGATCGGCAAGAAGCTCATCACCGCCTACTCCGACATCACGGTCGACGACAAGGACGTCCAGGCGGCCCTCGACCTGTTCGACCTGTGGGACGGCCAGAACGCGGCCGATTCCGCCGCCGCGGCCTACGCCAACGTCGTGTGGGACGAGCTCACGCAGGATCTCTTCACCCGTCGCGACTCTCCGGCGCCCACGGGCAGTCAGAGCCGGGTCTTCCTCGTGGTCGACAAGCTGCTCGAGAACCCCGACTCCGACTGGTGGAGCAACAGCAAGATCGGTGTCAGCGGGCAGCGCGCGATGCTCGTGAAGGCGGCCAATCAGGCGTACGACCGGCTGTCGAAGCTTCAGGGCTCGAATCCGGCGAACTGGACGTGGGGTGGCCTGCACACCCTGGAGCTGACCAGCGGGACGTTCGGCTCGAGCGGCATCGCCCCGATCGAATGGCTGTTCAACCGCGGTCCGTTCTCCGTCGGCGGTGGGTCGAGTGTGGTGGATGCCACGGGCTGGTCGATCGGCGGCGGATTCGACGTGAACACGGTCCCGTCGATGCGACTCGTCGTCGACCTGTCGAACTTCGACGCGTCGACCTGGACGAACCTCACCGGCGAGAGCGGCCACGCGTTCCACCCGAACTACAACGATCAGGTGGATGCCTGGCAGCACGTCGAGGCCCTCCCGTGGGCGTTCTCGCCGAAGGCCGTCAAGGCCGCCGCGAAGCACACCCTCGTGCTGACGCCATAG
- a CDS encoding monovalent cation/H+ antiporter complex subunit F, producing the protein MTILMWTIYFVFAAAALVTLWRIVRGPSILDRAVAADVLLTEVLCVLGADMVLNHHTRTLPVLLIIAAVGAFGSITIARFVARKDGR; encoded by the coding sequence ATGACCATCCTGATGTGGACCATCTACTTCGTGTTCGCGGCCGCAGCGCTGGTGACCTTGTGGCGCATCGTGCGCGGGCCGTCGATTCTCGACCGGGCGGTGGCCGCCGATGTGCTGCTGACCGAGGTGCTCTGCGTGCTGGGTGCCGACATGGTGCTCAACCACCACACGCGCACGCTGCCGGTGCTGCTGATCATCGCGGCCGTCGGCGCTTTCGGGTCGATCACGATCGCCCGGTTCGTCGCGCGGAAGGACGGCCGATGA
- the mnhG gene encoding monovalent cation/H(+) antiporter subunit G produces the protein MDAVLDAIAAVLVLIGALLCLTAAIGVVRFKDVPTRLHAATKPQVLGVMIICVAIALALRSWPVTAFLVSVVLVQLATAPLSAHMVGRQAYRNGRIARDDMIVDELADAGRGPDGPSDTPER, from the coding sequence ATGGATGCCGTGCTCGACGCGATCGCAGCGGTGCTGGTGCTCATCGGCGCATTGCTGTGCCTGACTGCCGCGATCGGGGTGGTCCGGTTCAAAGACGTGCCGACCCGTCTGCACGCGGCCACCAAGCCGCAGGTGCTCGGCGTGATGATCATCTGCGTGGCGATCGCGCTTGCGCTGCGCTCGTGGCCGGTGACGGCGTTTCTCGTGTCGGTGGTGCTCGTCCAGCTGGCGACGGCGCCGCTGTCGGCGCACATGGTGGGACGACAGGCCTACCGAAACGGCCGCATCGCCCGCGACGACATGATCGTGGACGAGCTCGCCGACGCGGGCCGGGGCCCCGACGGGCCCTCCGACACCCCCGAACGGTGA
- a CDS encoding Na(+)/H(+) antiporter subunit C: MTASGVLIVIMAVLFACGVYAMLERSLTRVLIGFLLLGNAANLLLLIVMGEPGLPAFFGDADKDEFSDPLPQALTLTAIVITFAVSAFLLALIYRTWQLGQADTVTDDEDDIALRAPDHAAEEDALDDEVEVELADDEISSDFIDVSTSPITVLHHADNSVIDDDAPVDAPDRRTDERADDPNGKGPDA; encoded by the coding sequence ATGACCGCCAGCGGGGTGCTCATCGTCATCATGGCCGTGCTGTTCGCGTGCGGCGTCTACGCGATGCTCGAGCGCAGCCTCACCCGCGTGCTCATCGGCTTTCTGCTGCTGGGCAACGCCGCCAACCTGCTGCTGCTGATCGTCATGGGCGAGCCGGGGCTGCCGGCGTTCTTCGGCGACGCCGACAAGGACGAGTTCAGCGATCCGCTGCCGCAGGCTCTCACGCTCACGGCCATCGTCATCACGTTCGCAGTATCGGCGTTTCTGCTCGCACTCATCTACCGCACCTGGCAGCTCGGCCAGGCCGACACCGTCACCGACGACGAGGACGACATCGCCCTGCGCGCCCCCGACCACGCGGCCGAAGAGGACGCGCTCGACGACGAGGTCGAGGTCGAGCTCGCCGACGACGAGATCTCTTCGGACTTCATCGACGTCTCCACCTCGCCCATCACGGTGCTGCACCATGCCGACAACTCCGTGATCGACGACGACGCCCCGGTCGACGCGCCCGATCGCCGCACCGATGAGCGCGCCGACGATCCGAACGGCAAGGGGCCTGACGCATGA
- a CDS encoding Na+/H+ antiporter subunit A, which yields MLILLAAFALVPLLLPWAVRLVGARAFYGAALLPAVAFVNTALQAPAVFSGHIPFETYTWIPSLHINLSMRMDVLSWVLTLIVTGIGAIVLLYCRWYFVGHLEGIGQFSAVLLGFAGAMYGLVLIDDIVVLVMLWEVTSVLSYLLIGYYHRRGASRRAALQALLVTTIGGLVMLIGVVLLVIQAGTTSLSGIIADAPTGPIVDAAIVLILVGALSKSAIFPFHFWLPGAMAAPTPVSAYLHAAAMVKAGIYLIARLAPAFALVGPWRPILLGLGAFTMLLGGVQALRETDLKRILAYGTVSQLGFLTIVLGYGTRDAALAGMALLVGHALFKSCLFLIVGVIDRQLGTRDIRELSGVGRQAPVMATASIIAVCSMAGVIPTLGFVAKESVVAALLHPADAWDIVALVGVVVGSALTAAYAIRFVWGAFWRKKNAPTTRWPVPRAGFAAAPVVLAALSLGAGFAAPGMDAALARYADTVPGAGHAHLVLWHGWAEPALWISLGTLVLGAVLVAIARAIRWDEVRRVLPFGAGDAYNAVLRGVARLSVAVTRVTQRGSLPIYVGTIFVVFVVAEGTVLLASPGWRAQLDAWQSPMQLFVAPLMIIAGLIAVRAGKRYTGVVLVSVTGLGMILLFATSGAPDLALTQVLVETVTMVAFALVLRRIPSRMGTHNDSVWPITRAILGAAVGIVMAAVAIIATGAREAVPISKEFPELAYQLGHGRNVVNVALVDLRGWDTMGELSVLILAATGVASLVFVTHRADLLSSLSALPAGVGRSRRLLIETDDGLQQQSDEAQGQRAWLVGSRRVRPAERSIMLEVIVRILFHTIIVASIYLLFAGHNLPGGGFAGGLVAGMALVMRYVAGGRYELGAAAPADAGRLLGAGMVLAVVTALVPVLFGAAPLTSAVFEADIPVLGHIEFVTSTIFDIGVYLVVIGLVLDVLRSLGAEVDRQTAEQRAEAAEAAS from the coding sequence GTGCTGATCCTCCTGGCGGCGTTCGCCCTGGTTCCGCTGCTGTTGCCCTGGGCGGTCCGCCTGGTCGGGGCACGCGCGTTCTATGGCGCGGCGCTCCTGCCCGCGGTCGCCTTCGTGAATACCGCGCTGCAGGCGCCGGCGGTCTTCAGTGGCCACATTCCGTTCGAGACATACACGTGGATCCCGAGCCTGCACATCAACCTGTCGATGCGCATGGATGTGCTCAGCTGGGTGCTCACTCTCATCGTCACCGGCATCGGCGCCATCGTGCTGCTCTACTGCCGCTGGTACTTCGTCGGCCACCTCGAGGGCATAGGCCAGTTCTCGGCTGTGCTGCTCGGCTTCGCCGGCGCCATGTACGGGCTCGTGCTCATCGACGACATCGTCGTGCTCGTGATGCTCTGGGAGGTCACGAGCGTCCTCAGCTACCTGCTCATCGGCTATTACCACCGCCGCGGCGCGAGCCGCCGTGCCGCGCTGCAGGCGCTGCTGGTCACCACGATCGGCGGACTGGTGATGCTCATCGGCGTGGTGCTGCTGGTGATCCAGGCCGGCACGACGAGCCTGTCGGGGATCATCGCCGACGCACCGACCGGCCCGATCGTCGACGCGGCGATCGTGCTGATCCTGGTCGGAGCGCTCAGCAAGTCGGCGATCTTCCCCTTCCACTTCTGGCTGCCCGGCGCCATGGCCGCGCCCACCCCGGTCAGTGCCTACCTGCACGCCGCCGCCATGGTCAAGGCCGGCATCTACCTCATCGCACGCCTCGCGCCGGCGTTCGCCCTCGTCGGACCCTGGCGGCCGATCCTCCTCGGGCTTGGCGCGTTCACGATGCTGCTCGGCGGCGTCCAGGCGCTGCGCGAAACCGACCTCAAGCGCATCCTCGCGTACGGCACGGTCAGCCAGCTCGGGTTCCTTACAATCGTGCTCGGCTACGGCACGCGCGACGCGGCACTTGCCGGCATGGCGCTGCTGGTCGGCCATGCACTGTTCAAGTCGTGCCTCTTCCTCATCGTCGGCGTCATCGACCGGCAACTGGGCACCCGTGACATCCGCGAGTTGTCGGGCGTGGGCCGCCAGGCGCCCGTCATGGCCACCGCGTCGATCATCGCGGTGTGCTCGATGGCCGGCGTCATCCCGACGCTGGGCTTCGTCGCGAAGGAGAGCGTCGTCGCCGCGCTCCTGCACCCCGCCGACGCATGGGACATCGTCGCGCTCGTCGGCGTCGTCGTGGGCTCGGCGCTGACCGCCGCGTATGCGATCCGGTTCGTGTGGGGCGCGTTCTGGCGCAAGAAGAACGCGCCGACGACCCGGTGGCCGGTTCCTCGCGCGGGGTTTGCCGCAGCGCCCGTCGTGCTGGCCGCGCTGTCACTGGGCGCCGGCTTCGCCGCGCCGGGGATGGATGCCGCGCTCGCCCGCTACGCCGACACCGTGCCGGGCGCGGGTCACGCACACCTCGTCCTCTGGCACGGCTGGGCAGAGCCCGCGCTGTGGATATCGCTGGGCACGCTCGTCCTGGGCGCCGTGCTGGTCGCGATCGCGCGCGCGATCCGCTGGGACGAGGTGCGTCGCGTGCTGCCGTTCGGTGCCGGCGACGCGTACAACGCCGTGCTGCGTGGCGTCGCCCGCCTCTCGGTCGCGGTGACGCGGGTCACCCAGCGCGGCTCACTGCCCATCTACGTCGGCACGATCTTCGTGGTGTTCGTCGTCGCCGAGGGAACCGTTCTGCTGGCATCGCCGGGATGGCGTGCGCAGCTGGACGCCTGGCAGTCGCCCATGCAGCTGTTCGTCGCACCCCTCATGATCATCGCGGGTCTCATCGCCGTGCGCGCCGGCAAACGCTACACCGGCGTCGTACTGGTTTCGGTGACCGGGCTCGGCATGATCCTGCTGTTCGCGACGAGCGGCGCCCCCGACCTCGCCCTCACCCAGGTGCTCGTCGAGACCGTGACCATGGTGGCGTTCGCGCTCGTGCTGCGGCGCATCCCCTCGCGCATGGGCACGCACAACGACTCGGTGTGGCCGATCACCCGCGCGATCCTCGGGGCCGCCGTGGGCATCGTGATGGCGGCCGTCGCGATCATCGCCACCGGCGCCCGCGAGGCCGTGCCGATCTCGAAGGAGTTCCCCGAGCTCGCCTACCAGCTCGGCCACGGTAGGAACGTCGTCAATGTGGCGCTCGTCGACTTGCGCGGGTGGGACACCATGGGCGAACTGTCGGTGCTGATCCTGGCGGCCACGGGCGTGGCATCCCTCGTCTTCGTCACCCACCGCGCCGACCTGCTCTCGTCGCTCTCGGCCCTGCCCGCCGGCGTCGGTCGCAGCCGCCGGCTGCTCATCGAGACCGACGACGGCCTGCAGCAGCAGTCGGACGAGGCGCAGGGGCAGCGCGCGTGGCTCGTCGGCAGCCGGCGTGTGCGGCCCGCCGAGCGTTCGATCATGCTCGAGGTGATCGTGCGCATCCTGTTCCACACGATCATCGTCGCCTCGATCTATCTGCTGTTCGCGGGACACAATCTGCCCGGCGGCGGCTTCGCCGGAGGGCTGGTCGCCGGCATGGCCCTGGTCATGCGATACGTCGCCGGCGGGCGGTACGAACTCGGCGCCGCCGCCCCTGCCGATGCCGGCCGGCTGCTGGGCGCCGGCATGGTGCTGGCCGTCGTCACGGCTCTCGTACCAGTGCTTTTCGGCGCGGCGCCGCTGACCAGCGCGGTGTTCGAGGCCGACATTCCCGTGCTCGGCCACATCGAGTTCGTCACCTCGACGATCTTCGACATCGGCGTGTACCTCGTGGTCATCGGGCTCGTGCTCGACGTGCTGCGCAGTCTCGGTGCCGAAGTCGACCGCCAGACGGCCGAGCAGCGGGCCGAAGCCGCGGAGGCCGCCTCATGA
- a CDS encoding RNA polymerase sigma factor, translating into MYETDTDGELIRLALRGDRGAFSAMFARHGKAVYLYAWGMTRDDRDAEDLTQDTFVIAWRRLRGIRLVDASALPWLLVTCRNLARNALRARRGHLALDESLLPGDRTRQERVEELTWVREAIGRLGGMDQRVVHLCLVEGYSYAEAADHLGLSTSAVAKRLERARASVRRAVRGEA; encoded by the coding sequence ATGTACGAGACCGACACCGACGGCGAGCTGATCCGGCTCGCGCTGCGCGGCGATCGCGGTGCTTTCAGTGCGATGTTCGCGCGCCACGGCAAGGCGGTGTACCTGTATGCCTGGGGCATGACGCGCGACGACCGCGACGCCGAAGACCTCACCCAAGACACGTTCGTGATCGCGTGGCGACGGCTGCGGGGCATTCGGCTGGTCGACGCCTCGGCGCTGCCGTGGCTGCTCGTGACCTGCCGCAACCTCGCCCGCAACGCGCTGCGTGCCCGGCGCGGACATCTCGCGCTCGACGAGTCGCTGCTGCCGGGGGACCGCACGCGGCAGGAACGGGTCGAAGAGCTCACCTGGGTGCGCGAGGCGATCGGGCGGCTCGGCGGTATGGACCAGCGCGTCGTGCACCTGTGCCTGGTCGAGGGCTATTCGTACGCCGAGGCCGCCGACCACCTCGGCCTGTCGACGTCTGCCGTGGCCAAGCGGCTCGAGCGCGCGCGGGCGAGCGTGCGGCGAGCGGTGCGGGGGGAAGCATGA